In one Oncorhynchus masou masou isolate Uvic2021 chromosome 23, UVic_Omas_1.1, whole genome shotgun sequence genomic region, the following are encoded:
- the LOC135511142 gene encoding small ribosomal subunit protein uS5m-like: protein MLLSGYGLHCHHAVITICKLIGVEDMYAKEEGSVNLLNITMAVFTRLANQRPNSFSRSTGPCPSSRPPLRMECILTTNPRKRQDMKRMTGLVTLSKMRAV, encoded by the exons ATGTTGCTCTCAGGTTACGGACTACACTGTCACCACGCGGTCATCACCATCTGTAAGCTGATTGGTGTAGAGGACATGTACGCCAAGGAAGAGGGCTCCGTCAACCTGCTCAACATCACCATGGCTGTGTTCACCAGACTGGCCAATCAG aGACCCAACAGTTTCAGCCGGAGCACGGGCCCCTGCCCCTCATCGCGGCCACCCCTAAGAATGGAGTGCATCCTGACCACAAACCCGAGGAAGAGACAGGACATGAAACGCATGACAGGGCTTGTGACGTTGTCCAAAATGAGAGCTGTCTAA
- the LOC135511143 gene encoding myelin and lymphocyte protein-like produces MASSTSINPLSSGTSVFTTVPDLFFIPEFIFGGLVWTLVASTKVLFANPQGWVMFVSVFCFIFTTLWFLIFISGANKSSIWPTLDVVYHSLAAFFYLSAAVVQAYITISLKSFTTTFFKEYQLDIAAVVMCYVVTLLYALHAIFSTMRWKSSS; encoded by the exons ATGGCTTCCAGCACCTCCATTAACCCTCTGTCCAGTGGCACCAGTGTGTTCACCACTGTTCCAGACCTCTTCTTCATCCCTGAGTTT ATATTCGGAGGTCTGGTGTGGACTCTGGTGGCCtccacaaaagtgctgtttgcgAACCCTCAGGGCTGGGTgatgtttgtctctgtgttctgCTTCATCTTCACTACCCTGTGGTTCCTCATCTTCATCAGTGGAGCCAATAAGAGCAGCATCTGGCCTACACTG gatgttgtgtatcatTCCCTTGCAGCCTTCTTCTACCTCAGTGCAGCAGTGGTACAGGCCTACATCACCATTAGTCTGAAATCATTTACCACTACTTTCTTCAAAGAATACCAATTGGATATTGCTGCAGTG GTGATGTGTTATGTGGTGACTCTGCTCTACGCCCTCCATGCCATCTTCTCTACGATGAGATGGAAGAGTTCCTCATGA